GGCCGCGAGCAGGTCGACGAGGCCAGCGGCGAGGGCCGCAACAGCGTCGACCTGCGCCTGCGGATGCCGCGCGAGACGGCGCGCCAGATCGGCGGCCTGATCGACCTGCTCGACGCGGCCGACGAGTTCAGCCGCGCCCAGCGCCTGCTGACCGCGCCCCGCGGCGCCGAGCAGCGCGCCTTCCAGATCTGGTTCCTCGGTGAGTTCCGGCGGCAGTCGGCCGGCGCTCCCCCGGTGGCCTGGCAGGGCGGCGCCGGGTCCGGCGCCCCGTCCCGCGCACTCTGACGCCGCGGCACTAGCCTCGGCCCATGACCCCGGGACCGCGGCACTTCCTCGCCGTGGCCGCGGGCGGAGCCTGCGGTGCCCTCGTCCGGTACGCCGCCACGCAGGCCCAGCCCGACGGGGCCGGGTTCCCGTGGACCACCTTCGCGATCAACGTCGTCGGGTCGGCGCTGCTCGCGGGCCTGCTCCTGCTGCCGGTGGCCCGCCGCTCGCCGGTCTGGGCCGCCGCGCTCGGCCCCGGGGTGCTCGGCGGCTTCACCACGTTCTCGGCCACGTCGGAGCAGGTGCGCTCGCTGCTCGCCGACGGCCGCACTGGGCTGGCCGCGGCCTATGTCGTCGGCACCCTCGCCGCCGGGCTGGTCGCCGTGGTCGTCGTGGGTGGGCTCG
Above is a genomic segment from Nocardioides aromaticivorans containing:
- a CDS encoding fluoride efflux transporter FluC, translating into MTPGPRHFLAVAAGGACGALVRYAATQAQPDGAGFPWTTFAINVVGSALLAGLLLLPVARRSPVWAAALGPGVLGGFTTFSATSEQVRSLLADGRTGLAAAYVVGTLAAGLVAVVVVGGLAPSLPAEDEL